The Helianthus annuus cultivar XRQ/B chromosome 16, HanXRQr2.0-SUNRISE, whole genome shotgun sequence genome includes a window with the following:
- the LOC110937534 gene encoding aluminum-activated malate transporter 12, protein MCSIGVWGDYARVELWKKRARVYVEKTKRFLVSLCREIWKAGRDDPRKAVHSIKVGLSLSLVSLLYLLEPLFKGVGANAIWAVMTVVVVLEFTAGATLCKGLNRGLGTLLAGSLAFLFEFIARESGKVFYAVFIGTFVFLVGAMSTYLRFFPKVKKNYDYGIVIFLLTFNLITISSYRVEDVLKLARERLYTMAIGSGVCILMSLFIFPIWSGEDLHTFSVSKIEGLAKSMEACVDEYFSDREADVGKDKSMEDPIYENYKAVLDSKSTDETLALYASWEPRHTWHCNPFPWQQYVRLGAVLRHFGYTVVALHGCLQTEIQTPKSVRLLFKDPCTRLATEVSKALTELANSIRNHRQCSPEILSDHLHQALQDLDTALKSQPRLFLGGNGSNPANMLALVALSKPEKQLSSVKTEASALSEWRSKRVSKQSIEAERRSLRPTLSKIAITSLEFSEALPFAAFAALLVEAVAKLDLVIEEVEELGRIACFKEFELVGDGVILNVEDKSKIDVNLPSNTSE, encoded by the exons ATGTGTTCTATCGGTGTTTGGGGCGATTACGCAAGGGTGGAGCTTTGGAAGAAACGCGCTCGTGTATACGTTGAGAAAACTAAGAGATTTCTTGTATCGTTGTGTCGGGAAATCTGGAAAGCGGGTCGAGATGATCCACGAAAGGCAGTTCATTCAATCAAAGTCGGGTTATCACTATCGTTGGTGTCTTTGTTATATCTTTTAGAGCCATTGTTCAAAGGGGTAGGGGCCAACGCCATATGGGCTGTCATGACCGTTGTTGTCGTTCTAGAGTTCACTGCTG GGGCAACTTTATGTAAAGGATTGAATCGAGGTCTGGGAACATTGTTGGCGGGATCTTTGGCCTTCTTATTTGAGTTTATTGCTAGAGAAAGTGGGAAGGTCTTTTATGCCGTTTTCATAGGAACTTTCGTTTTCCTCGTCG GTGCCATGAGTACATACCTGAGGTTTTTTCCCAAAGTAAAGAAAAACTATGATTATGGTATTGTTATATTCCTCTTGACATTCAATCTGATTACTATATCAAGTTACCGAGTCGAAGATGTACTAAAGTTAGCACGTGAGCGTCTCTACACTATGGCAATTGGTTCCGGCGTTTGCATCCTCATGAGCCTTTTCATTTTCCCGATTTGGTCCGGAGAAGATCTTCATACGTTTTCGGTTTCCAAAATCGAAGGTTTGGCGAAATCAATGGAAG CCTGTGTGGATGAATACTTTAGTGATAGGGAAGCCGATGTGGGAAAAGATAAATCGATGGAAGACCCTATTTATGAGAATTACAAGGCTGTTTTGGACTCTAAATCAACAGATGAAACCCTA GCGTTGTATGCGAGTTGGGAGCCACGACACACGTGGCACTGTAATCCATTCCCATGGCAACAATATGTTAGATTAGGAGCGGTTCTGCGTCATTTTGGATACACAGTTGTCGCTCTACACGGTTGTTTACAAACTGAAATTCAG actCCAAAGTCGGTTCGATTGCTGTTCAAAGATCCGTGCACTCGCCTAGCAACCGAAGTATCAAAAGCCTTAACGGAATTGGCCAACAGTATACGAAACCATCGCCAATGTTCACCGGAAATACTCTCAGATCACCTCCACCAAGCTCTACAAGACCTTGACACCGCCTTGAAATCCCAACCGCGTCTCTTTCTTGGGGGAAATGGCTCTAACCCAGCCAACATGCTAGCCTTGGTGGCCCTATCAAAACCCGAAAAGCAGTTATCCAGTGTAAAAACAGAAGCATCAGCATTGTCTGAGTGGAGATCAAAACGGGTTTCCAAGCAATCGATAGAGGCCGAGAGGAGGTCGTTGAGACCCACATTAAGCAAGATTGCAATCACGAGCTTAGAATTCTCAGAGGCGTTGCCCTTCGCCGCCTTCGCTGCCTTGCTGGTGGAGGCTGTGGCCAAACTTGATCTTGTGATTGAAGAAGTTGAAGAACTGGGTAGGATTGCTTGTTTTAAAGAGTTTGAATTAGTTGGTGACGGTGTGATCCTGAATGTTGAAGACAAATCTAAAATAGATGTTAATTTGCCTAGCAATACTTCAGAGTAA